In the genome of Mesorhizobium sp. NBSH29, the window GGAGTTCCTCATAAGCCTTGCGGTAGATTGCGGCGCGCGCCGTGTCGTCCACCGTGGCACGCCCTTCATCGAGCAATTGTTCGACTGCTGCATTGTGATAGCCTTGCCACCACGAACCTTGCACGCGTGCATCAATCTTTTCGTAAAGGACGCGGAAGGTTGAGAGCGGGCTTGAATCGAAAATGCACAGATCTCGGATTTCCTTGCGGCGGATCATATGTGCATAGGCCTCGCGGTCCTGATGCAGATGCACGTTGAACCGAACGCCAATGTTTTCCAGTTGGCGCGCAACAGCCTGTGTCAGGCGTTCAGCTTCATCGGGCAGGCGTGTGGGGCAATCAACCTCAAGCGTCAGTCCATTTCCATGGCCCGCATCTGCCAGAAGGCGTTTGGCCTCAGCTAAATCTTGTGTGATTTCATCGCCAGCAACCACGCCGAAATGGCGGGGACTGACAAACCCGGCAAGCGGGACAGCTGCACCGTCGACCACGCCGTCGATCAGCTCGGTCCGGTTGATGGCAAGGTTGAGCGCACGCCGCACGCGGGGGTCACGCAACGGACCGCCCTTGCTGTTGAAGAGATAGATGATCGCAACAGGAACCAGCGAGATCTCGCGCTGGAAACCATCAGCGGAAATCGAACCGGATCGCGTGAAATCGAGCGTATTGGCAATGCCGGCCTTGCCTGAAACGAGCATGTCTTGCCGGATGGATGCATCGGTTTCGAGCACCCAGCGGATCGCACCATTTCTCGGCGCCGCGCCAAACCATTTATCATTGCGCGTGGCACGCATTTCCTTGCCATCGAAGCTTTCGAACCGATAGGGACCGGTACCGACCGGCTGGCTGACATCTCCCGCTTCCATGCGCGCAAGGCAGGCCGGCGAGGCAATGTAGCCATACACAAGAACATCCAGAAGATCGGCAACGGGACGTGAAAGAGCAATCCGCACAGTGGAGCTTGTCAGGGCCTCTATCCTCGCATCGCCGAGATATTGGTGCCATACACCCGGTGCGCCCAGTGTGTAGCCCTTGTCGGCACGCGCCATGCGCTGCAATGACTGGCAAACGGCCTGTGCGTCGCATACCGCACCATCATGGAAAGTCAGGCCTTCGCGGAGGGTAAAGTTCCACTCCAGCGCATCCGGCGAAGTGGTCCAACTGGCAGCCAGCGCCGGTTCAAACCCGGTCTTTGCGCCATAATGCACAAGGCCATCGAAAAATGCATCGAAGATGGTCAAAACGTCATTGGCGTCGGTAGAATCATGAGGGTCTTCAAGCCGAAGACGTGCCTGCGCGATTGTTACAGAATTGGTCACAGGCGTGTCTCCCCCAAAGCTTCTTCAGAAGGTGAAAGGGGCGCAACCAGCGGCGCTCCATCATACAAATGGCAGGCGACTGTGTGGCCCGTTGCAATTGACCGCAGCGCTGGGCGCTCAACTGCGCATCGGTCAAACGCCTTGGGACAGCGCGTGCGGAAGGGACAGCCAGCAGGAATGCGCAGTGCGCTCGGCACTTCACCGGTGATCTCTATTTCAGTCTGCCGGTTCGCACTATCAATCGAGGGTGCTGCAGAAAGCAGAGCCTGCGTATAGGGGTGCGCGGGACGCTGATAGAGACCCTCACGCGGCGCATTCTCTACCATGAAGCCAAGATACATGACCCCGATACGGTCAGCGATGTGGTGAACCACCGAAAGGTCGTGCGAAACGAAAAGATAGGCCAGCCCGAACTCATCGCGCAGATCCATCATAAGATTCAATATTTGCGCCTGGATCGACACGTCGAGAGCCGACACAGGCTCGTCTGCAACAATGAGGCGTGGTTGAACCGACAGCGCACGTGCAATGCCAATCCGCTGCCGCTGGCCGCCCGAAAACTGATGTGGATAGCGCCCCGCATGTTCGGCGTTGAGACCAACCTTGGCCAGCAGCGCGATCATCTTTTCTTCGACCTGCTTGCGTGTTTCACGCTTTTCAGCCTGCTCAAGCATCGGCTCCATGACGATGTCGCGGACTTTTTGGCGGGGATTGAGCGATGCGTAGGGATCTTGGAAAATCATCTGGATCTTGCGACGAATAGGGCGCATCTCCTTGAAGCTGAGCCCGGCAATGTCTTGCCCATCTATGCGCACATCGCCGCCATCAGGATTGTAGATACGCGCGATGGTCTTTGCGACGGTGGACTTGCCGCAGCCCGATTCACCTACCAATGCAAACACTTCACCGGGATTGATGGAGAAGGTGACACCATTGACCGCGCTGACAAACAAATGTTCCGCGCTGAATTTCCCGTTCGAGAATTTCAGGCGATCGAAGAACCCGCCACTTGCCCGGAAAATCTTGGTGAGATTGCGGACCTCAAGAAGCGGGCTCATGACAACGGTCCTTCAAGTGGAAAGTGACAGGCTGCCTCAAGCGATTGGCGCACGGGCGCGAGCGCTGGCACGACTTCGGCACAAAGCGGTTGCGCCCGCGGACAGCGCTCACGGAAATTGCAGCCGCTTGGCAGGTTGCGAATATCCGGGACCATTCCGGGTATCTGGTTCAGCCGTTCCTGACGGTTGGAAATATGTGGGATCGAGTCCAGAAGGCCGCGCGTGTAAGGATGGGCCGGACGGTTGACGACATCCTCGGTCAGGCCCTTCTCGACCACCTTGCCGCAATAAAGAACGACGATACTGTCAGCCATTTCAGAGACGACAGCCAGATCATGTGTGACCAGAATCATGGATGCCTGTCGCTCGCGCACCTGCCGGCGCATGAGCTTGAGGATCTGCGATTGCACAGTGACATCAAGCGCCGTCGTCGGCTCATCGGCGATGATAAGGCGGGAACCCGCAAGCAGCGCAATGGCAATAACCACGCGCTGCCGCATGCCACCTGAGAACTGGTGCGGATAAGCATTGAGCCGGGATGCTGCCTGAGAAATGCCGACATCTTCCAGCATTTCAATACAGGCCTTGCGGCGCGCACTTGCATCGAGATCAGTATGCAAGCGCAGCATTTCATCCATCTGACGGCCAACAGTGTAGACCGGATTGAGCGACGTCATGGGGTCCTGAAACACCATGGCGATACGGCCGCCGCGCACCTCACGCATTTCCGTCTCAGTCTTGTTGAGCAGGTTTTCACCCTCAAACAGAACCTCGCCACCCTCTATCTGTCCGGGTGGATCAATCAGTCTCAATATTGAAAATCCGATCACCGACTTGCCGCCGCCGGACTCGCCCACAAGGCCGACAACCTCACCCTTGGCAACGTCGAAGCTGACGCCATCAACCGCTTTGACCAGGCCGCCAAACGTATGGAAATGTGTCTTCAGATCACGGATCTGGAGTAGTTTTTCAGATCTATCCATTATCATGATCCTACTTCAGACGAGGATTGAGTTCGTCGCGCAGGAAATCTCCGAAGAGATTAATGCCGAACACGAGCAACATGATGAACAGTCCCGGAAACACCGAGGTCCACCACAGCCCAGAAAACAGAACGTCAAACCCGTTCTTCACCAGCAGGCCAAGCGAAGGTTGGGTAATCGGCACGCCGACGCCCAGAAAGCTCAATGATGCCTCAATCAGAATGAAGGTTCCGACCTGAATGGTGGACACCACGATAAGCGGCGTCAGGACGTTTGGCAGTATATGACGCATGATGATCTTGCGATCATTCAACCCTGCCACACGAGCCGCCTGCACATATTCTTTCTGAATTTCGCCGAGCGTTGAACCGCGCACCGTGCGCGCATAGACCACCCAGCCCACAGCCGTGAGCGCAATCAGCACCATGTCGATGCCCGTTCCAAAGGCCGACATCATGAACAGTGCAATCAGCATCGACGGGAAGGAAAGCTGGATATCGGCGATGCGCATGATGATGCTATCAAGCGTGCCACCGTAAAACCCCGCCAACAGGCCCAGAACCGTGCCGAGCAGGCACGACAGCAACATTGCGGTCACGCCTATAAAGGCCGAGATGCGTGCGCCATAGACGATGGAGGCAAGAACATCGCGGCCCTGTCCATCGGTGCCGATGAGATAGCGCCAGTCGCCGCCCTCGATCCAGACGGGTGGCTTGAACGAATCCATCAATTCCAGCTGGGCAACATCATAGGGATCCTGCGCGACGAGGAGTGGGCCGAAAATGACCATGATCGCGAAGGCGCCAAGCAGCAGACTGCCGGTAATCGCAGACGTGTTGTGACGATAATTGTGGAAGAACTCCGAGGAGAGCCAATTTTTCATGTCGCTACCTCACGGTGATGCGTGGGTCGATCAGCGTGTAAACGATGTCGACAAGGAAATTGATCACGACGAAAATGAAGGCGGTCAGCATGAGATAGACCACGATCACCGGGCGATCGCCGCGATAGATGGAGTCAATCAGAAGCTTGCCAGTCCCCGGCCATGCGAAAATTGTCTCGGTGATGGTCGCAAAGGCGATGAGGTCACCCAGTTGCAGGCCAAATATCGTGACAACAGGAATGAGCGCGTTCTTCAGCCCGTGTGCGAACAGAATGTGCCGGCGCGATGCGCCCTTGGCACGGGCGAATTTCATATAGTCTTGCCGGGTCACCTCCATCATACCGGCCCGCGTGATGCGCAAGATGATGGCCAAAGTGGCAAGGGCAAGGGTGATGGAAGGCAGTAGAATATGCGCCCAGCCATCTGCCGTGAGAATGGAAAGCCGCACGCCCAGCACTTCGATTGTATCACCCCGTCCAGACGAAGGCAGAAGCTGGTAGCGAACAGAAAAGATGAAAATGAGCATCATGCCGACCCAGAAGCCCGGCAGTGAAATACCAATGAGCGACCCGGCCATGATGGAGCGTGAAGACGCGCGATTGGGATTGGCACCGGCATAGACACCGAGCGGTATCGCAATCACGGTAGCCATTGTTATCGCCACTAGAACCATTTCCATGGTCGCTGGAAGGCGTTCCAAGATGAGGTCGAGGGCGGGTTGGCGGAACACATAGGAACGCCCGAAATCACCCTGCAGAAGATTGCCTATAAAGTACCAATACTGATTGAAGATTGACTGATCGAGCCCAAGCAGGCGGCGCGCCTGTTCGATTTCAGCTGCTGTGGAATCGATGGGGATGACCATAAAGACCGGGTCACCGGTGAAGCTCATCATCAAGAACACGATGACCGACACTGCCCAGAGAACCAAGACCATCTGGAGCAGGCGCTTTAGCGTATATCCAAGCACGGCAACGTCCTATGTATGCAGCAAAAAAAACGGATGCCCGGCAAACGCCGGGCATCCTTTGTCAGAGCTTACTCTGCAACGTCGATTTCATAGGCCCAGAGGAACTTGTCAGCGCGCGGTGTGAGTTTCACCGATTTTTTTGCTGCATAGAGATCCTGTTCGTAATGGACTGGAATCATCGGGATGTCCTTCATCAGGATCTTGGTTACATCCTGCAGATAGCCATCACGTTCATCGAGCTTGGAGGTCGCATCTGCCTTGTCGATCAACGCATCCACTTCCGGATTGGAATAGCTGCCGCGATTGACCTGGCCGTAGCCTTCCTTCTTGCCGCGTGAATAGAACATCACGCTATACATCGAGCCCGCATCGCCGGATGGAACGTCCCAGCCGCTCATGATCATGCTCGACTTGTCCGAAGGAACGCGGATATAGCCGAAGAAGTTCGATTTAGGCATCAGATTGAGCTTCAGGTCGATCTTGACCTTGGCGAACATGCTGGCCAAGGCCTGGGCGATCTGAGCATCATTGACATAGCGGTTATTGGTGGTGTCGAGCGTGAGCGTGAAGCCGTCCTTGTAGCCGGCTGCTTCCATCAGCTCTGCTGCCTTCTTCACATCATAGGGGTACAGGTCGCGGAAACTCATTCCTTCGACATAACCCGTGTGGGAAGACGGAACATACTGCTCGGACGGTGTGGAAAGGCCGTTCATGATAACGGTCTTGATCGCGTTGATGTCAATGGCGCGAACCATTGCTTCACGTACGCGCTGGTCTGTCAGCGGGTTCTTGTCGAGCGCGATGGTCGGGCTCTTTTCACGCATGTCGAGTGACAGGACAATGTTCAGCAGGCTTGGCTGACTAAGCACATTATAGCGGTCATCGGCCTTCACCCGGTCCACGTCGCGCACGTTGAGATCCTGGATCACATCGACTTCGCCGGTGAGAAGGGCAGCCGTGCGTGTCGCACCATTGGTGATCGGGCGGAAGGTCACGTCATCAATGACCGGTGCGCCGGCAAAGTAGTCCGCATTCGCGGTCAGCTTCAAATGATCTTCCTTCACCCATTCGGTCAGCTTGTAAGGGCCGGTGCCGATTGGCTTCAGGTCAAGCTGCTCGTCGCCTACTTCCTTGGCGTATTTCTCGCTCAGGATAAGCACCGCCGCCAGATCGTTCGGCAGAACTGCATAGGGGCGAGGTGTCTTGATCTCGACGGTATAGTCGTCCACCGCCCGGAATTCCGAGATGTTGGCACCAAGATTGGCCATCAGGGATTTCTTCAAACGGTCAAGCGTGAAGACCACGTCAGACGCTTTGAACTCTTCGCCATTGTGGAATTTCACGCCCTGGCGGAGTTTGAAAACCCAAGTCGTATCATCAGTCAATTCCCAGCTCTCAGCCAGGCCCGGGCCAAATGAAAGGTCGGCATTGCGCCGCACGAGCGGATCGTAGATGTGATAGAACAGAATGTTGCTGGACAGTTCCTCACCCGCCTGCGGGTCAAGATTGACCGCATCGGAAGTGAGGCCGATGGTAAGGGATTTGGCGTCGGCACTGGTTTCCCAGCCGGCCGAAACCAGCATCAACGCAGCTGCGAAAAGGGCTGCGCGCCCTGACTTCTTACGTAAATTCAGCATGTTAGTTCCCCTTTATTGGTTATATTGCTGAGACTAGGCGTTAGCGTAGAACTGATTGAACCTCGATCTGATAGCCCTCCGGATCGTTGCAAACGAAAGCGCGAATGCCGAGCGCCGTGCTCGCTTTGGCCGGCGTGATGCCATCGACATTCGCGGATGAAAGATAAGCGTGCCAGGCATCCACATCCGGCACGCGGATGCAAAGCTGAACCGGCTTGACGGGTGCTGCGCGGTGCATGCCGCGGCTTTCGTCAACCAGCCCCACATAGGCGTGGTCGGCAATCCGCAGGATCTTCGCCCATCCCTGGTCGATCTCAAGCGTGAAGCCCATCACCTCGGTGTAAAAGGTCAGCGCGCGCTGAAGATCCACATAGTAAAAGAAGGTGATAGCCTTCTCGACGCCCCCTTCAGGGAGTTGCAGCTTCTGGGTCAAATGCTTTCCTCCTCTTCGAACCAGCGCGAATTGCCGCGTGGAACGAACTGTCCATCGCCGGGCTGGTTGATAACGGCCACGCCATCCCAGGCGAGTTTGCCGCCGACATAGGTCCGCCGGACCTGACCAGCGAATGTGCGGCCCTGATATGGGCTCCAGCAAAGTTCATCCTCTGCTGTTGCGGCATCCCAAGAGGCTGGAATCGCTTCAAAAATGGCAATGTCTGCATCGGCACCGGGCATCAGTCCGCCCTTGCGTGGCCAGAGACCGAAAAAGCGCGCGGGCCGCTCGGACAATTGTGCGACAGTCATCTGCGCTGCATCGCAACCGTTTGCAGCTGCCACCGTGTAGAACGCAGGCAACAATGTCTGCATCCCGGGCACGCCCGCTCCAGCATCGAATATGGAAGCCGTTTTCTTGTTGTCTACCGGCCAGCTCGAATGGTCTGAACTTACAAATGCGACGCGTCCACTGATTACCTCAGCCCAAAGGGCAGAACACTGGCCGGGCCGGATTGGTGGATTGACCTTCATAAGAGCGCCGAGCGCATCTCCGTCGATCTCTGGATCGAAGGAGAGATAATGAACGCACAGCTCGCCTGTTGCCCGGAACCCCTCGCTTGCGTAGCGGTCAACCAGCTCGAAACCGCGTGGTACGCTGATATGAACAATATGGGCATGCGCACCGGCAGCAGCTGCCAGTTCCAGAAACTGAGCTGTCGATGCCAGCTCTGCCGCTGGTGGCCGGCTTGGTGAATGGGTGTGGATGCCGTCCTCACCCTGCGTGCGAAAGCGCTCTATGCGCGAGCGGACGATTTCCTGATCTTCATTGTGCAGACCAAGCGGAACATCGGTTTGCGCGAGCAATTCGAGCAGATCCAGCGCAAGTGCCGTATCAATGCGTGGGAAGCGTGTTGGGCTGCTTTCAAAGGCAGAAATTTTGAAGGCAACAACACCCTTTTCCAGAAGCGCCCGAGCATCCTCGATACTCTGACCCGGCATGATCGTCGCATAGAGCGCAACATTGGAATGCGCATGCGCCTTGATGGCATCAACCTTGGCATCAAAATGCGCGACCGTGCTCAGCGGATCTGGATTGTCATAGGGCATGTCAACGATCGTCGTAACGCCACCAGCCACAGCTGAGCGCGTGGTCGATTCGATGCCCGGCAGTCCACCATAGCTGCCAGCATGCGTCTGTCCGTCGATGACACCCGGCATCACAAAAGCATCGCCAGCATCGTGTACTTCGTGAGCGGCAGGAGCTTCTCCAGTTCCCACCGAATGGATCAGGCCGCCACTCAAGGCAATCCAGCCATTCTTTAGAATGGATGAGGGCGTGACGATATTTCCCTTGATGATGATATCGAGCATCAACCCGCCCGCCCCCGATAGCCGAGGTCAAGCTGTGTGCAGGCCAGCGCGACCGCCGCCTGCACCGGATCGATCACCGGCAGTCCAAGCGCTTCCTGCAAGTGCTTGCGATAGGCACCAAGACCGGCGCATCCAAGAATGATGACATCCGCACCATCCTCGTCACGCAACTGGGCACCGATCCGCGAAACCTTATCGATGACATTGGTGGCGATCAGATCAACGATTGTCGTGTCGAGCGACCTGTCTCCCGCAAGCCGGTCCTGCAACTTGAGTTCGCAGAGATAACGGTGATGACGCGCGATCGAAGGTGAGCCCAGCGACACGATTCCGAAGCGTTTTCCCAAGCCTAGTGCGGCGAGATAGGCCGCCTCAGCAATTCCGATGACAGGCAAGCTCGTGCAGCGCCGAACCGTATCAATGCCCGGATCTGAAAAACAGGCAAGCACGATAGCGTGCGCGGATGTCGCCCCGACAGCCTCTATAATATGCGGGATGACTTCGCTGACATGGGCATCTGTTTCAATGCCGCGCGGCGATTTGGCCAACTCCGTGCAGGTGATAGAATGCGGGCCGATGCCATTAAAAATCTCCAGGCAGCCCGCCATGGAGCGCGTCATTGATGCGGAGCTATTGGGATTGATGACAAGAATTTCAGCCAAGTGACAGTCCCGGATTATGCACGTCATGCTTTTAATATCTTACGTAATATATTACACAATATCTCTCGTCAATGTGCTTGGGCTTGCCTTGGTTCAAATTTGCAATGAAAAGGGGAGCGCTGACACGCGATCCGTGAGGCGGTCGGCTGATGCGCCTGTCTTGAAAGCGGGAGAACAATACCTTTGAACAACCTTGCTGCAAACGGTCCGGCACCTCGAGAGCGACGCGTTTCGCTCACGGAGACTGCCTACAATGCGTTGCGTCTGCGTGTGATCAGCGGTGACATGAAGCCGGGCCTCGAGTTTTCGGAACTTGAACTGGCCGAGCAGCTTTCCATGAGCAAGACACCTGTGCGCGAGGCACTTGGCCGGCTTTGCGTAGAAGGACTTATCGAAGCCTTCCCGCGTCGCGGCTACCGCGTTACGCCCGTGACGGTGAAGGACATTAACGACCTCTTTGCCATCCGCGCGATGACCGAAGGGACAGCCGCATCAATGGCCGCCCTTAACTTGCAGGCGGAAGATCTAAATCGCCTCGAAGCGCTAGCCGCGGTGCGCTATGAGCCGAACCGGGACGACACCATCAAATCTTTTGTCAACGCAAACCATGCATTTCATGTGGCTATCGCCGAAGGCGCGAACAATCCGAGGCTTCTAGCATTGGTAACGGCGCATCTTGAAGAATGCACACGCCTTTTCCATCTTGGCGCGCGCAGCCGCGACGTGAACCCTGAGACTGGCGATGACCATGGGCGCATCGTTCAGGTTCTTCGTCTGCGCGATCCGGAAAAAGCGCAGCAAGTCATGGTTGAGCACAGCGAACACACCCGTTTAGGCATCTTACACGCGCTCATCTCCAACGATACCAGGGGTCTGACTCTTTGAGCTGAACATCGTTCATCTGGTCATTGGGCTCTGACCTGCCTCAATGCAAAACCAGCAGATCCTTTGACGAGAAGCTGATCTCAGTCTTTTCTCCGACGGCCGGTGGCGGGGCTGCAGGGCTATTGAAGGCATCGAGCGAAAACAGGCTACCGCCGACGCCAATCCGCATGCGGATGACCGAGCCCAGAAAATGCACTTCGGCGATTTCTCCGGAAAGGCTGGTGTCATTGCCGGGCTTGCGGCCAAGCGTGATGGCCTCGGGCCTAAGTGCCAGCGACACCACATCGCCGGCGCGCGCACCGTTCAACTGACCCTTGAGAGTGATTTCCTCCGAATTAACGCGGACCGTGCCGGCGTTCGCATCGCTGACCGTGGCTTCCATGACGTTCAGCGTGCCGACGAAATTGGCGACGAACTTGCTGGCGGGCCGGTTATAGATTTCGAATGGCGTGCCGATCTGCTCCGCCTTGCCGCCATGCATGACGACGATGCGGTCGGAGATAGACAGCGCCTCCTCCTGGTCATGCGTCACAAAAACGGTGGTGATGCCGAGGCTTTTCTGGATCGCGCGGATCTCTTCGCGCAACGACACGCGAACCTTGGCATCCAGCGCAGAGAGAGGCTCGTCCAGAAGCAGGAGCTTGGGCTTCGGTGCAATGGCACGCGCCAGTGCCACGCGCTGCTGCTGCCCGCCGGAGAGTTGGTAGGGATAGCGGTCGCCGAACTGAGGCAGCTTGATCAGTTCCAGCATTTCAGCAACGCGCCTGTCGATCTCGGCCTTTGGCGCGCCGGCGACCTTGAGCCCGAAGGCGACATTTTGCGCGACGGTGAGATTGGGAAACAGCGCATAGGCCTGAAATACCATGCCGACATTGCGCTGGTTGGGTTTGAGCCGCGTCACGTCCTTGCCGGCAACGATGATGCTGCCCGCGCTCGGCTCCTCAAAGCCCGCAACCATGCGCAGCACTGTTGTCTTGCCGCAGCCCGAGGGGCCGAGGAACGACACGAATTCGCCAGGCATCACATCAAGATCGAAATCCTTCACGACCGTGATTTGCCCGAACGTCTTGCGGATGGAACGGATACTGAGAAACGGATCGGCCATGACGTGCTTTCTAAAAATCAGTTCGGGCGGCTGGCCGATTTCGGCGCGAAACGGGACAGAACCTGAATGACCGACATGCAGCCCCAGGTGATGCCAAAGGCGATGATGGCAAGCGCTGCCGGCTCATAGGCGCGGTTGGCGCCAATGTTCTGCAGATACGGCCCGAAGGCAGGACGGTTGAGCAGGCTGGCCAGGGTGAATTCGCCAAGCACGATGGCAAAGGTAAGGAACGCTCCAGACAGAACCGCAATCAGCACATTGGGAAGGATCACACGCAAAATGATGGTGCCCCATCCGGCACCGAGGATCTGCGCGGCTTCCGTCAATGTGCGCACATCGATGGTCCTGAGCCCGGTATCAACGGCGCGGTACATGTAAGGCAGCGCCAACATGGAATAGCCGATGATCAGCAGCGCATCCGTGCCGCGCGCACTGCCTAGAAAGGGCAGCGGCGAGTTGGAGCCATACATGCGGATATAGCCGAAGACGATGACAATGGCCGGAATGACCAGCGGCAACAGCGTGATGAACTCGATCACCGGCCGCAGATGTGGCATCCGTAACCGGATCCAGTAGGCGGTCGGCACCACAAGAAAAACACCAAGCAGGATGGTGAAGATGGCAACGATGACCGAATAGCTGAACGTTGCCTGAAAACGCGGATCTCCAAACACCACTTCATAGGCTGCAAAGGAATACTCGCCCCGCTTCATGCGCAGCGAAAACTCGAACGTGGCGATCAGCGGAATGAAGAAATAGGAGGCCCCGACAATGAAGGTGACCCAGGCCCAAAAGCGTCCCGACTTCATTTGAGCCACCTCTCGGAGCGCACCCGGAACCAGATGTAAAAGATGTTGGCGAGCCCGGTGATGAAGATCATGCCAAACGCAATGGCGTAGCCGAGATGCGGATTGTGCAACACATCACCTCGTATCTGCGCATACAGCAGGATCGGCACGATGTTGAGCGACGATCCCGTCAGCGCGTAGGCAGTCGCGATGGCCCCGAATGCATTGGCAAAAAGCAATATGACGGTGCCCAAGAAACTTGGCCACAGGACAGGAATGACCACCATGCGCCAATACTGCCACTGGGTGGCGCCAAGCGTCGCGGCAGCCTCGCCCCATTCGTTTTTGATGCCATCGATAGCTGGCGTGATGATGACCACCATCAGCGGGATCTGAAAGTAGAGATAGGTCAGCGTCAGGCCCCAGAACGACAGGATATTGAACCCGGTCGAATAGACATTGAACCCGAACAGCGTGTTCAAAAGGACGGTGACCAGTCCCAGCCGTCCCAGTGTCGCCAGAAAGGCAAAAGCCAGCGGCACGCCGGCGAAGTTGGAAGCGACGCCGGAAAAGGTCATGGTGACTGAGCGCACCCATCCCGGCAGCCCGCCCCGCACAATAGCAATGGCAATGGCGAGCCCGACAAAAGCGCCGATGATGGCAGATGCCAGGCTGATCTTGATCGAAATCCAATAGGCGGCAGCGATCGTCGGCTGCGACAGCGCAGCAATATTTTCCAGCGTAAACGCACCTTCAGCGTTCTGAAATGCACCGATAATCAGATAGCCGGTCGGCAGGATCAGGAACATCAGCGCGAACAGGAAGAACGGCGCCACGCCGAGCCATTGCATCGGCAAGCGGAATCCGGCCGTCTGGCCGGGTGGCATGTCATGCCCGTCGGCCCGCCGGGTGGTAGCGCTGAGTTCCGTCATTCGGTTGCCATTTAGAAAAGCGGCTGCGGGCGCCAGGCGCCCGCAGCCTGAGCCTCAATTACTGAACGTTGGCGCCAACCACCGAATCCCAGTTCTTGGTAATGACTTCCTTGGTAGCGGCCTGCTCTTCGAGCGTCGGGAAAACCGCCGCTTCGTAAGCTTCAGCTGGCGGCAGCTTGTCGAGCATATCCTTGGGGATCGAGCCCTTCTGCGCCAGATCGTTGAAGCGGATCGGATGGCAATAGCCCTTCAGCCAACCAAGCTGACCTTCGTCGGAATAGAGATATTCCATCCACAGCTTGGCAGCGTTGGGATGCGGCGCAAAAGCGCTGATCGCCTGCACGTACACACCGGCTACCACGCCAGTCTTCGGCACCACGACGTCGACCGGCGGGTTGCCGTTCAGCGTATCGCGGCCCGAAAGTGCGTTGTAGTCCCAGTTGATCAGGATCGGCGTCTGGCCCTGTGCCAGAGTTGCCGGCTTGCCGATCACCGGCACGAAATTGCCAGCGGCGTTGAGCTTCTTGAAGAAGTCAAGGCCAGCCGTACCAGCCGCTTCACCGGCAGCCGCGCCACCTGAAAGACCAGCAGCATAAACTGCCTGGATAGCCTGGTTGGACGCACGCGGATCACCCGCCAGGGCAACCGAGTTGGCATATTCCGGCTTCAGAAGATCGGCCCAGTCGGTTGGCACGTTCTTGACGAGGTCCTTGTTCACCATCATCGACAGAACGCCGTAATAATCGCCGT includes:
- a CDS encoding ABC transporter permease, translated to MPPGQTAGFRLPMQWLGVAPFFLFALMFLILPTGYLIIGAFQNAEGAFTLENIAALSQPTIAAAYWISIKISLASAIIGAFVGLAIAIAIVRGGLPGWVRSVTMTFSGVASNFAGVPLAFAFLATLGRLGLVTVLLNTLFGFNVYSTGFNILSFWGLTLTYLYFQIPLMVVIITPAIDGIKNEWGEAAATLGATQWQYWRMVVIPVLWPSFLGTVILLFANAFGAIATAYALTGSSLNIVPILLYAQIRGDVLHNPHLGYAIAFGMIFITGLANIFYIWFRVRSERWLK
- a CDS encoding ABC transporter permease; this encodes MKSGRFWAWVTFIVGASYFFIPLIATFEFSLRMKRGEYSFAAYEVVFGDPRFQATFSYSVIVAIFTILLGVFLVVPTAYWIRLRMPHLRPVIEFITLLPLVIPAIVIVFGYIRMYGSNSPLPFLGSARGTDALLIIGYSMLALPYMYRAVDTGLRTIDVRTLTEAAQILGAGWGTIILRVILPNVLIAVLSGAFLTFAIVLGEFTLASLLNRPAFGPYLQNIGANRAYEPAALAIIAFGITWGCMSVIQVLSRFAPKSASRPN
- a CDS encoding ABC transporter substrate-binding protein; amino-acid sequence: MFKFTGKILSLTAAALLVTSSISSAQSMDELVAAAKAEGQLTTIALPHDWCGYGAVIAGFKAKYPEITVNELNPDAGSGDEIEAIKANKDNKGPQAPDVIDVGLSFGPSAKAEGLLMPYKVSTWDSIPDSAKDAEGHWYGDYYGVLSMMVNKDLVKNVPTDWADLLKPEYANSVALAGDPRASNQAIQAVYAAGLSGGAAAGEAAGTAGLDFFKKLNAAGNFVPVIGKPATLAQGQTPILINWDYNALSGRDTLNGNPPVDVVVPKTGVVAGVYVQAISAFAPHPNAAKLWMEYLYSDEGQLGWLKGYCHPIRFNDLAQKGSIPKDMLDKLPPAEAYEAAVFPTLEEQAATKEVITKNWDSVVGANVQ